The Paramisgurnus dabryanus chromosome 3, PD_genome_1.1, whole genome shotgun sequence genome includes a window with the following:
- the LOC135734236 gene encoding cytochrome P450 2K1-like codes for MAVVETLLQFSSSGTLLAALLVFLVLYVLSSNSKSHKEGEDPPGPKPLPLLGNLLTLDLERPFDTLCELSKTYGNVFQVFFGPSKVVVLTGYKTVKEALVNRAEEFGDRDIQPAFKLLGDNHGILFANGESWKEMRRFALTNLRDFGMGKRGCEDKIVEEIQYLKEEFEKFQGKAFDTTQPVNYAVSNIISSIVYGSRFEYTDPRFRAMVDRANENVRLGGSASLQLYNMFPWLGPFLNSKKAILKNALNNKESIKQLISELLETLNPQDSRGFVDSFLIRKQSDEKSNKKDSYFHQDNLLLCVLNLFVAGTDTTGTTLRWGLMIMAKYPHIQDRVQEEIDRVIGGRQPMVDDRKNLPYTDAVIHEVQRLANIVPMNLPHTTSCDVNFNGYFIKKGTTVIPLLTSVLRDESVWKKPHSFYPEHFLDEKGTFIKNDAFMPFSAGRRICLGESLARMELFLFFTSLLQIFRFTPPPGVSGDELDLKGIVGITLNPSPHKLCAVKRS; via the exons ATGGCTGTTGTGGAGACACTTCTGCAGTTTTCCAGCAGTGGTACATTACTGGCTGCCTTGCTTGTGTTTTTGGTTTTATATGTGCTTTCATCCAACTCCAAATCTCACAAAGAAGGAGAAGATCCACCAGGACCCAAACCACTTCCACTGCTGGGAAACCTGCTGACGCTGGACCTGGAAAGACCCTTTGATACTCTCTGTGAG CTTTCCAAAACATATGGAAACGTATTCCAAGTGTTTTTTGGTCCCAGTAAAGTCGTGGTCTTGACCGGATACAAAACAGTTAAAGAGGCGCTCGTGAACCGAGCAGAAGAGTTTGGAGATCGAGATATTCAACCTGCTTTCAAACTACTTGGCGATAATCATG GGATCCTCTTTGCCAACGGAGAGAGCTGGAAAGAGATGAGACGCTTTGCTCTGACTAACCTGCGAGACTTTGGGATGGGCAAGAGAGGATGTGAAGACAAAATTGTAGAGGAAATTCAGTATCTAAAAGAAGAGTTTGAGAAATTTCAAG GAAAAGCCTTTGATACAACTCAACCCGTGAACTACGCTGTATCAAACATCATCTCATCTATTGTGTATGGCAGCAGATTTGAATACACAGATCCTCGCTTCAGAGCAATGGTTGACAGGGCAAATGAAAACGTTCGGCTTGGGGGATCTGCTTCTTTGCAG TTGTATAACATGTTTCCATGGCTGGGTCCATTCTTGAACAGCAAAAAGGCCATCCTAAAAAATGCTCTAAATAACAAAGAGTCAATAAAACAGTTGATATCTGAGCTGTTAGAGACCCTGAACCCACAGGACAGCAGAGGATTTGTTGACTCCTTTCTCATCCGAAAACAGAGCGACGAG AAATCCAACAAGAAGGACTCATATTTCCACCAGGATAATCTTCTCCTGTGTGTGTTAAATCTTTTCGTTGCTGGTACTGACACTACAGGAACAACATTGCGCTGGGGTCTGATGATTATGGCCAAATACCCTCATATCCAAG ATCGAGTTCAAGAGGAGATTGACAGAGTGATTGGTGGACGTCAGCCAATGGTGGACGACAGAAAGAATTTACCTTACACAGATGCCGTGATCCATGAAGTACAGAGACTGGCCAACATAGTGCCCATGAATCTACCACACACGACCAGCTGTGATGTGAACTTCAATGGATATTTCATCAAGAAG GGTACCACTGTAATTCCTCTGTTGACGTCTGTATTAAGGGATGAGAGTGTTTGGAAGAAACCACACAGCTTTTATCCAGAACACTTTCTTGATGAGAAGGGCACGTTTATTAAGAACGATGCTTTCATGCCCTTTTCTGCAG gccGCAGGATTTGTCTAGGAGAGAGTTTGGCCAGGATGGAGCTCTTTCTTTTCTTCACCTCCCTTCTTCAGATCTTCCGCTTCACTCCTCCACCCGGAGTGTCTGGAGATGAACTGGATCTCAAAGGAATTGTTGGAATCACATTGAATCCATCACCACACAAACTGTGTGCCGTCAAACGTTCTTGA
- the LOC135734235 gene encoding cytochrome P450 2K1-like, translated as MMAVVETLLQFASIGTLLAALLVFLVLYVLSSNSKSHKEGKDPPGPKPLPLLGNLLTLDLKRPFDTLCELSKTYGNVFQVFFGPKKVVVLTGYKTVKDALVNRAEEFGDRDVQPGFKLLGKKNHGIISANGESWKEMRRFALTNLRDFGMGKRRSEDKIVEEIQYLKEEFEKFQGKAFDTTRPVNYAVSNIISSIVYASRFEYTDPRFTAMVDRANENVRISGSVSMRLYNTFPWLGPFLNTKKAMVKNAQKNIESITQLISELLETLNPQDSRGFVDSFLIRKLSDEKSNKKDSYFHQDNLLRSVVNLFVAGTDTTGTTLRWGLMIMAKYPHIQDRVQEEIDRVIGGRQPMVDDRNNLPYTDAVIHEVQRLANIVPMNLPHMTSCDVNFNGYFIKKGTTVIPLLTSVLRDESVWKKPHSFYPEHFLDEKGQFVKNDAFMPFSAGRRICLGESLARMELFLFFTSLLQIFRFTPPPGVSGDELDLKGIVGITLNPSPHKLCAIKRS; from the exons ATGATGGCTGTGGTGGAGACACTTCTGCAGTTTGCCAGCATTGGTACATTACTGGCTGCCTTGCTTGTGTTTTTGGTTTTATATGTGCTTTCATCCAACTCCAAATCTCACAAAGAAGGAAAAGATCCACCAGGACCCAAACCACTTCCACTGCTGGGAAACCTGCTGACGCTGGACCTGAAAAGACCTTTTGATACTCTCTGTGAG CTTTCCAAAACATATGGAAACGTATTCCAAGTGTTTTTTGGTCCCAAAaaagttgtggtcttgaccggaTACAAAACGGTCAAAGATGCGCTCGTGAACCGAGCAGAAGAGTTTGGAGATCGAGACGTTCAACCTGGTTTCAAACTacttggtaaaaaaaatcatg GGATCATCTCTGCCAATGGAGAGAGCTGGAAAGAGATGAGACGCTTCGCTCTGACTAACCTGCGTGACTTTGGGATGGGCAAGAGACGAAGTGAAGACAAAATCGTGGAGGAAATTCAGTATCTGAAAGAAGAGTTTGAGAAGTTTCAAG gAAAAGCATTCGATACTACTCGACCCGTGAACTACGCTGTATCAAACATCATCTCATCTATTGTGTATGCCAGCAGATTTGAATACACAGATCCTCGCTTCACAGCAATGGTTGACAGGGCAAATGAAAACGTTCGGATTAGTGGATCTGTTTCTATGCGG CTGTATAACACATTTCCATGGCTGGGTCCATTCCTGAACACCAAAAAGGCTATGGTGAAAAATGCTCAAAAAAACATAGAATCAATAACACAGTTGATCTCTGAGCTGTTAGAAACCCTGAATCCACAGGACAGCAGAGGATTTGTTGACTCCTTTCTCATCCGAAAACTGAGTGATGAG AAATCCAACAAGAAGGACTCATATTTTCACCAGGACAATCTTCTCAGGTCTGTGGTAAATCTTTTTGTTGCTGGTACAGACACTACAGGAACAACATTGCGCTGGGGTCTGATGATTATGGCCAAATACCCTCATATCCAAG ATCGAGTTCAAGAGGAGATTGACAGAGTGATCGGTGGACGTCAGCCAATGGTGGACGACAGAAATAATTTACCTTACACAGATGCTGTGATCCATGAAGTACAGAGACTGGCCAACATTGTGCCCATGAATCTACCACATATGACCAGCTGTGATGTGAACTTTAATGGATATTTCATCAAGAAG GGTACCACTGTAATTCCTCTGTTGACGTCTGTATTAAGGGATGAAAGTGTTTGGAAGAAACCACACAGCTTTTATCCAGAACACTTTCTTGATGAGAAGGGCCAGTTTGTTAAGAACGACGCTTTCATGCCCTTTTCTGCAG GCCGCAGGATTTGTCTAGGAGAGAGTTTGGCAAGGATGGAGCTCTTTCTTTTCTTCACCTCCCTTCTTCAGATCTTCCGCTTCACTCCTCCACCAGGAGTGTCTGGAGATGAACTGGATCTCAAGGGAATCGTTGGAATCACATTGAATCCATCACCACACAAACTTTGTGCCATCAAGCGATCCTGA
- the LOC135734238 gene encoding cytochrome P450 2K1-like: MAVVETLLQFSSSGTILAALLVFLVLYVLSSNSKSHKEGEDPPGPKPLPLLGNLLTLDLERPFDTLCELSKTYGNVFQVFFGPSKVVVLTGYKTIKEALVNRAEEFGDRDIQPIFKLLNKGHGIVSANGESWKEMRRFALTNLRDFGMGKRRSEDKIIEEIQYLKKEFEKFQGKAFDTTQPVNYAVSNIISSIVYGSRFEYTDPRFTAMVHRANENVRLGGSVSILLYNTFPWLGPLLNSKKAMVKNSQKNIESITQLISELLETLNPQDSRGFVDSFLIRQQSDKKFSKKDSHFHQDNLIVSVVNLFVAGTDTTGTTLRWALMIMAKYPHIQDRVQEEIDRVIGGRQPIVDDRKNLPYTDAVIHEVQRLANIVPMNVPHATSCDVNFNGYFIKKGTTVIPLLTSVLRDESVWEKPHSFYPEHFLDEKGQFVKNDAFMPFSAGRRICLGESLARMELFLFFTSLLQIFRFTPPPGVSGDELDLKGIVGITLNPSPHKLCAVKRC, from the exons ATGGCTGTTGTGGAGACACTTCTGCAGTTTTCCAGCAGTGGTACAATACTGGCTGCCTTGCTTGTGTTTTTGGTTTTATATGTGCTTTCATCCAACTCCAAATCTCACAAAGAAGGAGAAGATCCACCAGGACCCAAACCACTTCCACTGCTGGGAAACCTGCTGACGCTGGACCTGGAAAGACCCTTTGATACTCTCTGTGAG CTTTCCAAAACATATGGAAACGTATTCCAAGTGTTTTTTGGTCCCAGTAAAGTCGTGGTCTTGACCGGATACAAAACGATTAAAGAGGCGCTTGTGAACCGAGCAGAAGAGTTTGGAGATCGAGATATTCAACCTATTTTCAAACTACTTAATAAAGGACATG GGATCGTCTCTGCCAACGGAGAGAGCTGGAAAGAGATGAGACGCTTTGCTCTGACTAACCTGCGTGACTTTGGGATGGGCAAGAGACGAAGTGAAGACAAAATCATAGAGGAAATTCAGTATCTGAAAAAAGAGTTTGAGAAGTTTCAAG gGAAAGCCTTCGATACAACTCAACCTGTGAACTACGCTGTATCAAACATCATCTCATCTATTGTGTATGGCAGCAGATTTGAATACACAGATCCTCGCTTCACAGCAATGGTTCACAGGGCAAATGAAAACGTTCGGCTTGGTGGATCTGTTTCTATTCTG CTGTATAACACATTTCCATGGCTGGGTCCCTTACTGAACAGCAAAAAGGCTATGGTGAAAAATTCTCAAAAAAACATAGAATCAATAACACAGTTGATCTCTGAGCTGTTAGAGACCCTGAATCCACAGGACAGCAGAGGATTTGTTGACTCCTTTCTCATCCGACAACAGAGCGACAAG aaattcagcaaaAAGGACTCACATTTCCACCAGGACAATCTTATCGTCTCTGTGGTAAATCTTTTTGTTGCTGGTACTGACACTACAGGAACAACATTGCGCTGGGCTCTGATGATTATGGCCAAATACCCTCATATTCAAG ATCGAGTTCAAGAGGAGATTGACAGAGTGATCGGTGGACGTCAGCCAATCGTGGATGACAGAAAAAATTTACCTTACACTGATGCTGTGATCCATGAAGTACAGAGACTGGCCAACATTGTGCCCATGAATGTACCTCATGCGACCAGCTGTGATGTGAACTTCAATGGATATTTCATCAAGAAG GGTACCACTGTAATTCCTCTGTTGACGTCTGTATTAAGGGATGAAAGTGTTTGGGAAAAACCACACAGCTTTTATCCAGAACACTTTCTTGATGAGAAGGGCCAGTTTGTTAAGAACGACGCTTTCATGCCCTTTTCTGCAG GCCGCAGGATTTGTCTAGGAGAGAGTTTGGCCAGGATGGAGCTCTTTCTTTTCTTCACCTCCCTTCTTCAGATCTTCCGCTTTACTCCTCCACCAGGAGTGTCTGGAGATGAACTGGATCTCAAGGGAATCGTTGGAATCACATTAAATCCATCACCACACAAACTGTGTGCCGTCAAACGCTGCTGA